The sequence below is a genomic window from Haemophilus pittmaniae.
TTAACCAATTTTCACTAAATTTCATATTTTATCCTTTACTCATTAACGCAATGTGCTTTCTTATTCACTGTCGATTATTTAAATTGTTTTAAGAAACGAAGATCATTTTCAAAGAATGAACGTAGATCAGTCACGTTATAACGCAACATTGTTAAGCGTTCCACCCCCATTCCCACAGCAAAGCCCGAATATTCATTCGGATCAATACCAACATTGCGTAATACATTCGGATGCACCATTCCACAACCTAAAACCTCAAGCCATTTACCATTTTTCCCCATAACATCCACTTCGGCAGAAGGTTCAGTAAACGGGAAATAAGATGGGCGGAAACGAACTTGTAAATCCTCTTCAAAAAATGCACGTAAGAAATCATGCAATAGACCTTTAAGTTCAGTAAAGTTTGCTTTTTTATCTACATAAAGCAATTCAATTTGATGGAACATTGGGGTATGGGTTTGATCGTAGTCATTTCGATACACTCGACCTGGCGCCATAATTCGAATTGGTGGCTGCATTTTTTCCATTGTACGGATTTGCACACCTGAGGTTTGGGTTCGCAATAGTAATTCTGGATTAAACCAAAATGTATCATGATCCGCACGAGCCGGATGATGCTTCGGAATATTCAATGCGTCAAAGTTATAGTAGTCACTTTCAATTTCAGGACCACTCTCTACACTGAAACCTAATTCAGAAAAGAATTTTGTCACACGATGAATAGTTAATGTCACAGGATGCAAAGCCCCCATATCGACCTTACGACCAGGTAAACTAACATCAACCCTTTCCATCTCTAATTTAGCATTAAGCTCTGCAAGCTCCCAAGCCGACTTGGTTTCATTTAAAAAATCTAATGCAGCCTGTTTAGCCTCATTAATTTTTGCTCCTATAGCCGGCCGCTCTTCCGCGGCGACATTGCGTAGTTCTTGCATCAGTTGGGTAAAATGTCCTTTTTTACCAAAATATTCCACTCTAATTTCATCCAATGCGGATAAGCTTTTATCTTGAATTGACTCGATTGCCGATTTTGCCTTTTCGACAAGCTCTTGTAGATGTTGCATAATTTCCTCTAGATTCTTACTACGTAATACAAAAAATTTCGCCAATAATAATACCTACGCCCTAAAAAATCACGTTTTTATTTTATAATTCAATATGTTTCATCAGTTTATCCGTTCATCTAAAAACAAATATTTAATCATTTTTTAAACGCCTAGTTATAAAGTCTCGCATCATATCCTATTAAGCTCAGTATCATTTATTCAATTGAATTGGAAAAAATAAGCTCAATGGGCGCTTTTTCACAATTTGACAAACTTCATGCCAAATTGGCC
It includes:
- the pheS gene encoding phenylalanine--tRNA ligase subunit alpha → MQHLQELVEKAKSAIESIQDKSLSALDEIRVEYFGKKGHFTQLMQELRNVAAEERPAIGAKINEAKQAALDFLNETKSAWELAELNAKLEMERVDVSLPGRKVDMGALHPVTLTIHRVTKFFSELGFSVESGPEIESDYYNFDALNIPKHHPARADHDTFWFNPELLLRTQTSGVQIRTMEKMQPPIRIMAPGRVYRNDYDQTHTPMFHQIELLYVDKKANFTELKGLLHDFLRAFFEEDLQVRFRPSYFPFTEPSAEVDVMGKNGKWLEVLGCGMVHPNVLRNVGIDPNEYSGFAVGMGVERLTMLRYNVTDLRSFFENDLRFLKQFK